From the Penicillium oxalicum strain HP7-1 chromosome V, whole genome shotgun sequence genome, one window contains:
- a CDS encoding putative glucan 1,3-beta-glucosidase A, which yields MSSLYSKKSLLGLSIAAALAAPTAAIAFDYGATKVRGVNIGGWLVLEPWITPSIFENVGDAAVDEWSLCETLGADQCRSTLSGHWASWITQDDFTQIAAAGMNHVRIPIGYWAVNRVGNEPYVDGQLEYLDAAVGWARAAGLKVMVDLHGAPGSQNGFDNSGRRGAINWQQGNNVEDTKNALKLLAARYARDTDVVTAIEALNEPSIPGGVNESGLQQYYFDSWGVAREASPETAVVLHDGFMPTESWNGFMSGSTGFYYVMMDTHHYEVFDNGLLTLDTTSHVRNTCQFVEDHVLHADKWTVVGEWTGAMTDCAKYLNGKGVGARYDGTYPGSSVVGSCAGKSFGNMDTLTGDERTNIRKFIEGQLDAYEKGSGWLYWTWKTEGAPEWDMQMQLAGGVFPNPVTSRQFPGQC from the exons ATGTCATCCCTTTATTCAAAGAAGAGCCTCCTTGGGCTGTCTATCGCGGCGGCTCTTGCGGCGCCTACAGC TGCTATCGCCTTTGATTATGGTGCCACAAAGGTGCGCGGCGTCAATATCGGAGGCTGGCTCGTTCTAGAGCCGTGGATTACGCCCTCGATTTTTGAGAATGTTGGCGATGCCGCCGTAGACGAGTGGTCATTATGCGAGACCCTTGGCGCTGACCAGTGCCGCTCCACTCTCAGCGGACACTGGGCTTCCTGGATCACCCAGGATGATTTCACGCAGATTGCCGCGGCTGGCATGAACCACGTCCGAATCCCCATCGGATACTGGGCTGTGAACCGAGTTGGCAACGAGCCTTATGTTGACGGTCAATTGGAATACCTCGATGCTGCAGTGGGTTGGGCCCGTGCGGCGGGACTTAAAGTCATGGTGGACTTGCATGGTG CTCCGGGATCTCAAAATGGTTTTGATAACAGCGGTAGGCGAGGGGCAATCAACTGGCAGCAAGGCAACAACGTCGAAGATACAAAGAATGCTCTCAAGCTTCTCGCTGCTCGATACGCCAGAGACACCGACGTTGTCACCGCCATCGAAGCCCTAAATGAACCCAGCATCCCTGGAGGTGTGAACGAAAGTGGCCTCCAGCAGTATTACTTCGATTCTTGGGGTGTCGCTCGTGAGGCGAGCCCCGAGACCGCCGTGGTGCTGCACGATGGGTTCATGCCAACCGAGTCGTGGAACGGTTTCATGAGTGGCTCAACCGGCTTCTACTACGTTATGATGGACACTCACCACTACGAAGTTTTCGACAATGGTCTACTCACGCTCGACACGACTTCCCATGTCAGGAACACTTGCCAATTCGTCGAGGATCACGTCCTCCATGCTGATAAGTGGACTGTTGTTGGCGAGTGGACCGGCGCCATGACCGATTGCGCCAAATACTTGAACGGCAAGGGCGTTGGCGCTCGCTACGACGGAACCTACCCAGGCAGCTCGGTGGTCGGTAGCTGTGCCGGCAAATCCTTTGGTAACATGGACACTCTGACAGGCGATGAGCGCACCAACATCCGCAAGTTCATCGAGGGGCAACTGGATGCCTATGAGAAAGGTAGCGGCTGGTTGTACTGGACCTGGAAGACCGAGGGAGCCCCCGAGTGGGATATGCAGATGCAGCTCGCTGGTGGTGTCTTCCCTAACCCCGTCACCAGCCGTCAATTCCCCGGGCAGTGTTGA